Proteins from a single region of Paenibacillus sp. BIHB 4019:
- a CDS encoding SDR family oxidoreductase, translating into MEKSLTGKVALVTGASRGIGQKIAEHLARHGAKVVVNYASSSAKADEVVAGIKRNGGEATAIGADISKVAEIEELFRKALEAYAQIDILVNNAGIMINKPLASITEEDFDKQFEINVKGTFFAIQQAALHMKENGRIINFSTSVAGHMFPAYSTYAGTKGAVEQFTRQLAKELGPKGITINAIAPGPVNTELFKAGKTEEQITAISNANAFGRLGEPEDISQVVLFLASKESQWVTGQTLRVNGGFI; encoded by the coding sequence ATGGAGAAAAGTTTAACGGGCAAAGTGGCATTAGTTACGGGCGCATCGAGAGGCATTGGGCAGAAAATCGCTGAGCATTTGGCACGGCATGGAGCCAAGGTAGTTGTCAATTATGCAAGCAGCTCGGCAAAGGCGGACGAGGTAGTCGCTGGAATTAAACGCAATGGCGGGGAAGCGACAGCAATTGGAGCGGATATTAGCAAGGTGGCGGAGATTGAAGAGCTGTTCCGCAAAGCATTGGAAGCCTATGCTCAGATAGACATTTTGGTTAACAATGCAGGCATTATGATTAACAAGCCGCTCGCAAGCATAACGGAAGAGGATTTTGACAAGCAGTTTGAGATTAATGTCAAAGGCACCTTTTTTGCCATTCAGCAGGCAGCGCTGCATATGAAGGAAAACGGGCGCATCATTAATTTCTCAACGTCGGTGGCGGGCCATATGTTCCCGGCTTACAGCACCTACGCAGGAACGAAAGGCGCGGTGGAGCAGTTTACCCGCCAGCTTGCGAAGGAGCTTGGTCCGAAGGGCATTACGATCAATGCCATTGCTCCAGGACCTGTAAACACGGAACTGTTCAAGGCAGGGAAGACGGAGGAGCAGATAACGGCGATCAGCAATGCCAATGCCTTTGGACGGCTGGGCGAGCCGGAGGACATTTCACAGGTAGTGCTGTTTCTGGCAAGCAAGGAGTCGCAGTGGGTAACCGGTCAAACGCTGCGCGTGAATGGCGGATTTATTTAA
- a CDS encoding GNAT family N-acetyltransferase, which yields MMQHLNQIVRLLEEDTLTNITLLKMIEAYEASIIIQFIEGSEPSQWGLLLLLPVEAYPYDQQTYPEADYIAFVAYTEQSLLPELLTAVPAGTRLVFKLQKDEYREQLANYYELEQARAYISYTSQDELTSSSVQHHKLHKPIHKAIRNEDVVKHEALAEELLPLLCSNGYTPEELRGYFAAGAYSFVIYRDGEAAAGCFIFRNYNEIWEIAGVHTREHWRGQGLARQLVAAALEQLRQLGLRPRYHVLETNAASIRLAESLGLLPFMKLTHHTMRSPAAVPQQI from the coding sequence ATGATGCAGCATCTGAATCAAATCGTGCGGCTTTTGGAAGAGGATACGCTTACCAACATAACACTTCTGAAAATGATTGAGGCTTATGAGGCATCCATCATTATCCAATTCATTGAAGGCTCTGAACCGTCGCAATGGGGGCTGCTCCTGCTGCTTCCAGTCGAAGCATATCCCTATGATCAGCAAACATATCCTGAAGCTGACTATATCGCTTTTGTCGCGTATACGGAGCAGTCGCTGCTGCCCGAACTGCTCACAGCTGTTCCCGCAGGTACCCGCCTCGTATTCAAGCTCCAGAAGGATGAGTATCGGGAACAGCTTGCCAACTATTACGAGTTGGAACAGGCGAGAGCTTATATTTCCTATACGAGCCAAGACGAGCTTACAAGCAGCAGCGTGCAGCATCATAAGCTGCATAAGCCGATTCATAAGGCGATTAGAAATGAAGATGTTGTGAAGCATGAGGCGCTGGCAGAGGAGCTGCTGCCGCTGCTTTGCAGCAACGGCTATACGCCAGAGGAGCTTCGCGGCTATTTTGCTGCAGGCGCCTATTCCTTCGTTATATACCGGGACGGCGAGGCTGCTGCCGGATGCTTTATTTTTCGCAACTATAATGAAATTTGGGAAATTGCAGGTGTCCATACGCGGGAGCACTGGCGCGGGCAAGGCTTGGCGAGGCAGCTTGTGGCTGCCGCCCTGGAGCAATTGCGGCAGTTAGGGCTGAGGCCGAGATATCATGTGCTGGAGACGAACGCCGCCTCGATTCGGCTAGCGGAGTCGCTGGGACTCCTGCCCTTCATGAAGCTGACGCATCATACGATGCGAAGCCCCGCCGCGGTACCGCAGCAAATTTAG
- a CDS encoding TetR family transcriptional regulator, protein MANETPLTKEAILDAAEQVLRRYGPDKTSVTDIAKFLQVSHGTLYRHFANKAALRETVTERWLDKSVSEPLEGIASATGGSAAVQLRSWLEALMEKKRMYALEDAEMFAMYSAVTLEAVDLIAAHVDHLVNQIAIIVERGMHSGEFNQGDAHATARAIFLATTKFHHPAFVREWSSKKIAQDFDAVWSLLLAGLQ, encoded by the coding sequence ATGGCAAATGAAACGCCGCTAACGAAGGAAGCCATATTGGACGCAGCGGAACAGGTGCTTCGGAGATACGGCCCCGATAAAACGTCGGTTACGGACATCGCGAAGTTTCTTCAGGTCAGCCATGGCACCTTATATCGGCATTTTGCGAACAAGGCTGCGCTTCGAGAGACAGTTACCGAGAGATGGCTGGATAAGAGCGTATCCGAGCCTCTGGAAGGGATTGCATCTGCAACAGGCGGCAGCGCTGCTGTACAATTGCGCTCATGGCTTGAAGCGCTTATGGAGAAGAAGCGGATGTATGCGCTTGAGGATGCAGAGATGTTTGCGATGTATTCAGCGGTAACGCTGGAAGCCGTTGATTTAATTGCGGCGCATGTCGATCACTTGGTCAATCAGATTGCCATCATTGTAGAACGCGGCATGCACAGCGGCGAGTTTAATCAAGGCGATGCGCATGCGACGGCAAGGGCTATTTTTCTGGCGACGACGAAATTTCATCATCCGGCTTTTGTGCGCGAATGGTCGAGCAAGAAAATAGCTCAGGACTTTGATGCGGTATGGAGCTTGCTGCTTGCCGGATTACAATAA
- a CDS encoding transglutaminase domain-containing protein, which translates to MKKMLLSLLLMSLLLTGCMSDAANGFNSSIKLLKYAWQTPEKFSVQQLKQKYGETSNKPIMPLYNVAKDMKFDFHFQSDLTQLDNLKREETITVHTDRQALPSSQMASFNRVTPVEGNQSIITVEPLDSGVLPLPSASSSDPLGWGNAPIYYLRIDYDMASTTPQKLEKPLIIPFTVKSKLPVPNLTYEISEDGRLKLLWDKITGVSEYKVYQTFPKARKTDGTTSAPGKKSAFYLETPVLIERVKGTELEDFGDTTYDQLEMDTGESFTLAQNTGVKGNFYVTAVSNGKESNFSAPVVTADLSSQLPTEVTDEYEGELFGNTYEYVDDLPYSVEVKHTDGSISFKDIVYETDALVLEPSSPLRIPYSIKGTALTGVVWVEDVTPEDIDYVASWYEDEDEQADNTANTGYVQPENTTYFIPDANVPTIISRYTKAASTTDNLIDRQIENTRLVVAKGDKAKVPTDKLLEKLHISADSALEEYLARNLMTGEEDISLMSFPEAQNTEVLIDVVEKVMYQNPYIIGLASYGYDYRTLSLYVSYENPVKEMRAKQREIMQEAERIIAATITPEMNDEEKRLAIYDYLNDTTVYDDDALDNAYKYDFRKVDPEFYDAYSTYGIMVNKLGVCMSYAYTYKLLNELAGVETIVVTGYLDGVPHAWNKVKIGEEWLNVDPTNNATNSDVPYMLYNANDATAINEEYVEDVSYWLDDELDQYTGDSNKYDYYVKNGLEVTSNKQYRMELTKLVQSGQDQIILRLSPEVDYSEMLDDTWDIVWEEVPDQYDDAELFYMGSYVLLEL; encoded by the coding sequence ATGAAAAAAATGCTGCTCAGCCTGCTGCTCATGAGCCTGCTGCTGACGGGCTGCATGTCAGATGCCGCAAATGGCTTCAATTCCAGCATTAAGCTGCTTAAATATGCTTGGCAGACGCCGGAGAAGTTTTCCGTGCAGCAATTAAAGCAAAAATACGGCGAAACGAGCAATAAGCCGATTATGCCGCTCTACAATGTTGCCAAAGATATGAAATTCGATTTTCATTTTCAATCCGATTTGACGCAGCTCGATAATTTAAAGCGGGAAGAAACGATTACGGTTCACACAGACCGGCAGGCGCTGCCCTCCAGCCAAATGGCTTCCTTCAACCGGGTCACTCCTGTGGAGGGCAACCAAAGCATCATTACGGTCGAGCCGCTGGATTCAGGTGTGCTGCCGCTTCCTTCCGCTTCCTCCTCTGATCCATTAGGCTGGGGAAATGCGCCGATTTATTATCTCCGCATTGATTATGACATGGCTTCCACTACGCCCCAAAAGCTGGAGAAGCCGCTCATTATCCCATTCACGGTGAAGTCCAAGCTGCCCGTTCCGAATCTCACCTATGAAATAAGCGAGGATGGCAGGCTAAAGCTCTTATGGGATAAAATAACCGGGGTCAGCGAATACAAGGTGTACCAGACCTTCCCCAAAGCTCGGAAAACGGATGGCACCACAAGCGCTCCGGGCAAAAAATCCGCCTTTTATTTGGAGACCCCTGTCCTGATTGAGCGGGTCAAAGGAACGGAGCTCGAAGATTTTGGCGATACCACTTACGACCAATTAGAGATGGATACGGGCGAGAGCTTTACACTCGCTCAAAATACTGGTGTAAAGGGAAACTTTTATGTCACAGCCGTCTCCAACGGCAAGGAATCCAACTTCAGCGCCCCCGTCGTGACGGCCGATTTGTCGAGCCAGCTTCCGACGGAGGTTACCGACGAATATGAAGGAGAATTGTTCGGCAATACCTATGAATACGTAGATGATCTGCCATACAGCGTCGAGGTCAAGCATACGGATGGCTCTATCAGCTTTAAGGACATCGTGTATGAAACGGATGCGCTTGTCCTTGAGCCGTCCAGCCCCTTGCGCATTCCTTATTCCATTAAAGGCACAGCGCTGACAGGCGTCGTCTGGGTGGAAGACGTCACCCCTGAGGATATTGATTATGTAGCCTCCTGGTATGAGGACGAGGATGAGCAAGCCGATAATACAGCTAATACCGGCTACGTCCAGCCGGAAAATACGACCTATTTTATACCGGATGCCAATGTGCCGACTATTATTTCCCGCTACACCAAAGCGGCTTCGACTACCGACAACCTGATTGATCGGCAAATCGAGAATACGCGCCTCGTCGTCGCCAAGGGCGATAAAGCAAAGGTTCCAACCGACAAGCTGCTGGAGAAGCTGCATATTTCTGCCGACTCGGCGCTAGAGGAATATTTGGCCCGCAACTTGATGACCGGAGAGGAAGACATTTCGCTCATGTCCTTTCCCGAAGCGCAAAACACCGAGGTTCTCATTGACGTCGTCGAGAAGGTCATGTACCAAAACCCATATATTATCGGGCTGGCAAGCTACGGCTACGATTACCGCACACTTTCGCTTTATGTGTCCTACGAGAATCCAGTCAAGGAGATGCGCGCAAAGCAGCGGGAAATTATGCAGGAGGCCGAGCGCATTATTGCAGCCACGATTACGCCAGAAATGAACGACGAGGAAAAACGGCTGGCGATCTATGATTATTTGAACGATACGACGGTGTACGATGATGACGCGCTGGATAATGCGTATAAATATGATTTTCGCAAGGTGGACCCGGAGTTTTATGATGCTTACAGCACCTACGGCATAATGGTCAATAAACTCGGCGTCTGTATGAGCTATGCCTACACCTACAAGCTGCTGAACGAGCTCGCTGGCGTGGAGACGATTGTCGTAACCGGCTATTTGGATGGCGTTCCCCATGCATGGAACAAGGTCAAAATTGGCGAGGAATGGCTGAACGTCGATCCGACCAACAATGCGACCAATTCAGATGTTCCTTATATGCTCTATAACGCGAACGATGCGACCGCCATTAACGAGGAATACGTAGAGGATGTGTCTTATTGGCTGGACGATGAGCTCGACCAATATACCGGCGATAGCAATAAATACGACTACTATGTGAAAAATGGTCTCGAGGTCACCTCCAATAAGCAATATCGCATGGAGCTGACAAAGCTCGTGCAAAGCGGGCAGGATCAAATTATTTTGCGCCTTTCCCCTGAGGTCGATTATTCGGAAATGCTGGATGACACCTGGGATATCGTATGGGAAGAGGTACCGGATCAATATGACGACGCTGAATTGTTTTATATGGGCAGCTACGTGCTGCTGGAGTTATAA